The DNA segment AAGCCGAGGTTCTCCGGGTTCAGCACGGCGCGGATCTCGCCGCGCTCGTGCAGGTTCCGCAACCACGCCGCCGAACCGTCGGTCGAGCCGTTGTCCACCACGACGATCTCGACTCCCGCCGGCGCGTGGCGTCGCAGCGCGTCGAGACAGGCCTCGGTCAGCTCGCGCTTGTTGAACACGGGAATGACGATCGAGACGCGATTGGCGTGCAGGCCGGTCATCTCTGCCTCCGGGATCGGGATGCTCCGTCGGAACCTGATGGATTCCAGAGAGCAAATCCCCGGCCAGCCCCACGGTCGCCCACCATTCCTGGCATGAAGTCAACGTGTTGAATAATATCGAGATATGGCCGAGGCCCTGCGGCGGCACCGCCGCTTTCAGTCGCCCACCGCCAGGGATCTGGCCACGACCTGGCCCGAATCGCCCCGGCCGGCAAAAGTCGAGCCCCCCGGTCACACGAGGTGACCGGAGGGCGTCCGACGTCAGCGGGATGTCGATCGATCGCTACCTGTCCCGCGGGAAAGCGGGGGCCCCAGGCAGCGCCGGCCGATCCTTCATCGCCGCCAGCACCTCCTGCACCGCCCGTTCGAGCTGCGGGTCGCGACCGCGGTTGACGTCCTCGGGCAGGTTCTCGACCACGATGTCGGGATCGACGCCGTGGTTCTCGACGTCCCACTCGCCCTCGAGGTTGAACAGGCCGAACTCGGGGAAGGTCACCAGCCCGCCGTCCATCAGCTGGATCCGGCTGCTGATGCCGATCAGGCCGCCCCAGGTGCGGGTGCCGACGACCTTGCCCAGCCCGTACTTCTTGAAGTAGTAGGGCAGGGCGTCGCCGCCCGAGCCGGCGTGCGAGTTGCTGACCATGACCAGCGGCCCGTGGAAGGCCGTGCCCGGCGTGCGCCAGTCCTGGCCGTAGCGGGGCTTCCAGAGATTCAGGAAGTCCTGGCCCAGGATGTTCAGCAGGAAGTCGGGGATGAAGCCGCCGCTGTTGAAGCGCTCGTCGATGATCAGGCCCTCCTGGCGCACCTGCGGGTAGTAGGCCTGGGCGAAGGCCTGCACGCCGTCGACCGCGGTGTCGGGCAGGTGGAGGTAGCCGACCTTGCCGCCCGACAGCTCGGCCACCTTGCGGCGGTTGCCCTCGACCCAGCGGACGTAGCGCAGCCCGGTCTCCGAGGCGATCGGCAGGACGGCGACTTCGCGCTTCTCGCCGTCGGGCTTGTCAGCCACGGTCAGGACGGTGCGGACGTCGACCCTGTTCTCGAACAGGGAGTAGGGGTTCGTCGGGGCCTGCAGCGGCTTGCCGTCCACGGCCAGCAGGTAATCGCCTTCGCGCACGTCGATGCCCGGTCCGAACAGGGGCGTGCGCTGGTCCTCGTTCCAGTCGCGCTCGGTCAGGATGTTCACCAGCCGGTAGCGGCCCGAGCCGGCGTCGAGCCGGAGGTCGGCGCCCAGCAGGCCGACGCCCACCGCCTTGGCCTTCGGCGCTTCGTCGCTGCCGTTGACGTAGGCGTGGCCGGCGCCCAGCTCGCCGATCAGCTCGCCCAGGATGTAGTCCAGGTCGCGGCGGTCGGTCACGTAGGGGACCAGCTGGCCGTAGCGCTCGTGCATGCGGTCCCAGTCGACGCCGTGCATGCCCGGGTCGTAGAAGAAGTCGCTCTCCAGGCGCCAGGCGTCGTGGAACATCTGCCGCCACTCGGCGCGGGGGTCGCTGCGGGCCTTCATCTCCGCGACGCGCAGCGGCTTCTCGGCCGGCTTCTGGTCGGCGGCCGCGGCGACGATGCCGTAGGTCTTGCCTTCCCGGTAGAGGAGCTTCGCGCCCTTGGCGTCCAGCTCGAACCCGTCGGCCTTGGCGAGCACGGTCTCGGCCTCGCGCTTCTCGAGGTCGAAGACCATGATCTGGTTGTCGTCGCCGTCCGGCCCGGCCTTCAGGTAGAACAGCTTGCCCTCGGCCGCGGCCAGGTTCCGGTAGTTGCCGGGCGGTACGTCCAGGCCGACGATGCGGTTGCCGATGCCCTCGAGGTCGATGACCGTGGGCTCGACCTTCGCCTTGTCGCCGTCCTTCCCTTCGCCGTCCTTCTTCTCTTGGTCGTTCTTCTTCTCTTGGTCGTCCTTCTTGCCGTCTTCGGCCTTGTCTTCGTCCTTCCCGTCCTCCTCGCCCTCGACGGCGACCTCGTCGCTCTCGGGCGGGAAGGGGTGCGGCGCGTCGGCCTGCAGGGTCGTCAGGTACAGGCAGGTCGTCTCGTTCCAGTGGGGGACCTGGTCGTAGGGGCCGAAGCGGGGCTGGAAGCTGCGCTCCGAGGCGAAGTACAGGTACTTCCCGTCGGGGGAGAACGTGGGCGACGTGTCGTCGGTCATCGAGGTGGTGACGCGGGTCCGCGTGCCCTTCTCGGTGTCGAAGAGGAAGATCGAGGAGAAGTCGTTGTCCTCGGCCTCGGCGAAGGCCACCCAGCGGCTGTCCGGGCTCCACTGCGCGTCGAAGCTGCGCTCGGTGGGGCTGCGGCCGATGTCGTGCTGCTCGCCGCTGTCGGCGTCGACCCAGCGCAGCATCATGGCGGCGTCGTAGGTCAGGAGCTTGCGGCTGTCGGGCGACCAGTTCAGCCCGACGTAGTAGGTGCCGCTGCCCGAGGTCAGCCGGCGCTCCTCGCCGCTGCCGTCGCCGCGGCGCAGGGTCAGTTCGTACTCGCCGTCGGCGTCGCCGAAGTAGGCGATCCACTTGCCGTCCGGCGACCAAGCGGGCAGGATCTCGTTCACCGCGGGGGTGCCGGTGAGGTTGCGCACGTCGCCCTTCTCCGCCGGGACGGTGAAGATCTCGCCGCGGGCCGAGAAGACGGCCCGCTGCGCGTCGGGTCCGAGGCCGGAGCCGGTGATGCGGCCCGACGCCTCCACGAAGGCCGGCCGCGTGCGGAAGAAGTCGTCGCGCACGGCCACGGTCACCTGGCGCGACTTCCCGGTCGCGAGGTCCAGCACGTGCAGCCAGCCGCCGTTCTCGTAGACGATGGCGTCGTCGCCGAGGCTCGGTTCCTTGACGTCGTACTCGGGGTGGTCGGTCACCTGCCGGAAGCCTCCGCCCACGGTGTCGTAGGCCCAGATCTGGAGGCGGCCGGTGCGGTCGCTGGTGAAGTAGATCGTGTCGCCGTGCCACATCGGGTAGTTCTCGGCGCCGGGCCAGTCGGTGATCCGGGTCGTGGTGTTCTTGTCGAAATCGTGGATCCAGATGTCCTGGGCCATGCCGCCCTGGTAGCGCTTCCAGGTGCGGCCCTCCGAGGTGATGCGGTTGTAGGCGAGGCGGCGGCCGTCCGGCGACCAGCTCGACAGGCCGCCCTCGGGCAGGGGCAGCATCTCCGGCAGGCCGCCCGCGAGCGGCACCGTCCAGAGCTGCTGCTCGCGCATCGTGAAGCTGGTGCGCGAACTCTGGAAGCGCACCGCCTTGCCGTCGGGCTGCCAGTCGATGAGCCGGTCGCCCAGCGGGTGCCAGGTGAGGCGCCGGGGCTCGCCGCCGGCGGCGGGGATCACGTAGACGTCCCGATTGCCGTCGTAGTCGCCCGAGAACGCGATCCACTTCCCGTCCGGGGAGAACTTGGGCTGCGACTCGAAGCCGACGTGGGTGGTGAGACGGCGGGCCTCGCCGCCCGCGGCCGGGACCGTCCAGATGTCGCCGCCCTGGACGAACACGATGGTGCCGCCGTGGAGGTCGGGGTTGCGCAGCAGGCGCATGTCCTGCGCGTCGAATTCGGCGGCGGCGGCGGGCAGCCCCGCTGCGAGCAGGATCAGGACGGCCAGGGGCCAGGAACGCATGCTCATGATCACTCCTCGGGGATCCGGATCGGGGGATTCATCGGGACGGCACAACCATGTTTGAACGACGAAGCGGGCGGATTGTTGCACAATCCGCCCGCGCGCAGAAGTCTCGATCCGGCCGGGATCAGCGCTTGAAAACCCGGTCCCAGAAGCTGCCCTTGATCACGGCGGCGGACAGGGCGATGGGCACCTCGCCCAGCGGCTTGCCGTCCAGCTCCGCGACGGCCTTGCCGACCACGGCGCCGGCGGCCGCGGGGGCCTCGATGCGGTCCGGCAGCTCGTAGCGCAGGGTCACGTCGCCGGCCCGGGCCTTGCGGACGCCGACCTCCAGGGGCTGCGTGAAGACCAGCCCGGCGGTCTTGAGCTTGCCGCCCTTGACCGGG comes from the bacterium genome and includes:
- a CDS encoding PDZ domain-containing protein, which translates into the protein MSMRSWPLAVLILLAAGLPAAAAEFDAQDMRLLRNPDLHGGTIVFVQGGDIWTVPAAGGEARRLTTHVGFESQPKFSPDGKWIAFSGDYDGNRDVYVIPAAGGEPRRLTWHPLGDRLIDWQPDGKAVRFQSSRTSFTMREQQLWTVPLAGGLPEMLPLPEGGLSSWSPDGRRLAYNRITSEGRTWKRYQGGMAQDIWIHDFDKNTTTRITDWPGAENYPMWHGDTIYFTSDRTGRLQIWAYDTVGGGFRQVTDHPEYDVKEPSLGDDAIVYENGGWLHVLDLATGKSRQVTVAVRDDFFRTRPAFVEASGRITGSGLGPDAQRAVFSARGEIFTVPAEKGDVRNLTGTPAVNEILPAWSPDGKWIAYFGDADGEYELTLRRGDGSGEERRLTSGSGTYYVGLNWSPDSRKLLTYDAAMMLRWVDADSGEQHDIGRSPTERSFDAQWSPDSRWVAFAEAEDNDFSSIFLFDTEKGTRTRVTTSMTDDTSPTFSPDGKYLYFASERSFQPRFGPYDQVPHWNETTCLYLTTLQADAPHPFPPESDEVAVEGEEDGKDEDKAEDGKKDDQEKKNDQEKKDGEGKDGDKAKVEPTVIDLEGIGNRIVGLDVPPGNYRNLAAAEGKLFYLKAGPDGDDNQIMVFDLEKREAETVLAKADGFELDAKGAKLLYREGKTYGIVAAAADQKPAEKPLRVAEMKARSDPRAEWRQMFHDAWRLESDFFYDPGMHGVDWDRMHERYGQLVPYVTDRRDLDYILGELIGELGAGHAYVNGSDEAPKAKAVGVGLLGADLRLDAGSGRYRLVNILTERDWNEDQRTPLFGPGIDVREGDYLLAVDGKPLQAPTNPYSLFENRVDVRTVLTVADKPDGEKREVAVLPIASETGLRYVRWVEGNRRKVAELSGGKVGYLHLPDTAVDGVQAFAQAYYPQVRQEGLIIDERFNSGGFIPDFLLNILGQDFLNLWKPRYGQDWRTPGTAFHGPLVMVSNSHAGSGGDALPYYFKKYGLGKVVGTRTWGGLIGISSRIQLMDGGLVTFPEFGLFNLEGEWDVENHGVDPDIVVENLPEDVNRGRDPQLERAVQEVLAAMKDRPALPGAPAFPRDR
- a CDS encoding glycosyltransferase; this translates as MTGLHANRVSIVIPVFNKRELTEACLDALRRHAPAGVEIVVVDNGSTDGSAAWLRNLHERGEIRAVLNPENLG